In Deferribacter desulfuricans SSM1, the following are encoded in one genomic region:
- a CDS encoding alpha/beta hydrolase, with protein sequence MIVIKWFIIPWVVFVLVLTAYMFFYKEKLTELKPFPDLSLINTNELLEMDVKRAISEGVNKKENMPHYYKGGSEIGFLLIHGFTASPYEMSFLAKYLNSKGYYVYNARVAGHGSSPENLNVLTYEDWYESLKYGYFVLKKNCKKIFVVGQSMGGLLAYNLSVLNDVDGAVLLSPALGIKSIKFSFMPILKNFVNFVEKEDFDTKYQDYYYRVRPVKGLYQLYLLIDYTWSMINKKSFPVYIIYSAYDDIINNKEVERFYNKLQVSKKKIDLIKQKDIKHILTLNDNPEAAEDIFKKIEKWVRED encoded by the coding sequence ATGATTGTAATTAAATGGTTTATAATTCCTTGGGTTGTATTTGTTTTAGTGCTCACAGCGTATATGTTTTTTTATAAAGAAAAACTCACCGAATTGAAGCCATTTCCCGATTTAAGTTTGATAAATACTAATGAGCTATTGGAAATGGATGTTAAAAGAGCAATTTCTGAGGGTGTGAATAAAAAAGAGAATATGCCTCATTATTATAAAGGGGGTAGTGAAATCGGTTTTTTACTTATACATGGTTTTACCGCATCTCCTTATGAAATGAGTTTTTTAGCAAAGTATTTAAATTCTAAAGGTTATTATGTTTATAATGCTAGGGTTGCTGGTCATGGTAGTAGTCCAGAAAATTTAAACGTTTTAACTTATGAAGATTGGTATGAATCTTTAAAATACGGTTACTTTGTTTTAAAGAAAAATTGTAAAAAAATTTTTGTTGTTGGTCAATCAATGGGGGGGCTTCTTGCGTATAACTTATCTGTTTTAAATGATGTGGATGGGGCAGTATTGTTGTCTCCAGCTTTAGGAATTAAGAGTATAAAGTTTAGTTTTATGCCCATATTGAAAAATTTTGTTAATTTTGTAGAAAAAGAGGATTTTGATACAAAATATCAGGATTATTATTATAGAGTTCGTCCAGTAAAAGGTTTGTATCAATTATATTTGTTGATTGATTATACATGGAGTATGATTAATAAAAAATCATTTCCTGTCTACATAATTTATTCAGCTTATGATGATATAATAAATAATAAAGAAGTGGAAAGATTTTATAACAAGCTTCAAGTTAGCAAAAAAAAGATTGATTTAATAAAACAAAAAGATATAAAACATATATTAACGCTGAATGATAATCCAGAAGCAGCGGAAGATATATTTAAAAAAATTGAAAAGTGGGTTAGGGAGGATTAA
- a CDS encoding aspartate:alanine exchanger family transporter, whose amino-acid sequence MDYLNTVFFIFLLFSIGLFLGNLKIKSFNLDIAGLLIVSLIAGHYGVVIPEIFKYFGLAIFIYAIGLQTGPGFFDSLKKEGIKLNFFSFIFISAIYFGILVVCWYFNLSEDVASGIYTGTFTSAPALAASLEVRNSHTISVIFGIVYPFALVVTVILFRILPIIFKIDFNKEYEKYKLNVIKNNPPIITKNFRVTNEIFKKEMIKKSDLERMTGTIIERIESEYEIHDIIEDFVIHYGDIIRATGTEEQLKRLKIVAGEECQSNIEFKDDMKIYRLLVSNKDVVGKKISELKELYSYGGRITKIRRSGIDISPMPEVHLMLGDKLYIVGPEKNKDKIIKLIGDNLMAFPAADFLPISLGIVMGILVGMFPIGLPFVGLFKLSFVGGILLVALILGRVGRIGPIVWQLSPHSNTLMKVLGQLLFVTSVGTNAGKYLFESLSEYSFYPIIISLSVLITVTFVFSYIFLKKLKVNGLQFLGLLAGSFTSTPSLGVVNNMAGNELPSISYAAVYPFSLILTLIYAELLFKIL is encoded by the coding sequence ATGGATTATTTAAATACAGTTTTTTTCATATTCTTACTTTTTTCTATTGGTTTGTTTTTAGGTAACCTTAAAATTAAAAGTTTTAATTTAGATATTGCTGGATTATTGATTGTGTCTTTAATTGCTGGACATTATGGAGTTGTTATTCCTGAAATATTTAAATATTTTGGTCTTGCAATTTTTATTTATGCTATTGGTTTACAAACAGGGCCAGGTTTTTTTGATTCTTTAAAAAAAGAGGGGATAAAACTTAATTTTTTCTCATTTATTTTTATTAGTGCGATTTATTTTGGCATACTGGTTGTTTGTTGGTATTTCAATTTAAGTGAGGATGTGGCTTCCGGAATTTATACTGGCACTTTTACTTCTGCTCCAGCTTTGGCTGCATCTTTGGAGGTTAGAAATTCACACACAATTTCTGTCATATTTGGTATTGTTTACCCTTTCGCATTAGTTGTTACAGTTATTTTGTTTAGGATATTACCTATTATTTTTAAGATAGATTTTAATAAAGAATACGAAAAATATAAGTTAAATGTTATAAAGAATAATCCTCCAATTATCACAAAGAATTTTAGAGTTACCAATGAAATTTTTAAAAAAGAAATGATTAAAAAATCTGATTTGGAAAGGATGACAGGTACTATTATAGAAAGGATAGAATCTGAGTACGAAATACATGATATTATAGAAGATTTCGTGATTCATTATGGGGATATCATTAGAGCTACTGGCACTGAAGAACAGCTAAAGAGATTGAAAATTGTGGCTGGTGAAGAATGCCAATCAAATATTGAGTTTAAAGATGATATGAAAATTTACAGGCTTTTAGTTAGTAATAAAGATGTAGTGGGTAAAAAAATATCTGAATTGAAAGAACTATACTCTTACGGTGGGAGAATAACTAAAATTAGAAGATCAGGGATTGATATATCCCCTATGCCTGAAGTTCATCTAATGCTTGGTGATAAATTATATATTGTTGGCCCTGAAAAGAATAAAGATAAAATAATAAAGTTAATTGGTGATAATTTAATGGCTTTTCCTGCTGCAGATTTTCTCCCAATTTCATTGGGTATAGTGATGGGGATACTGGTTGGGATGTTTCCTATTGGATTACCATTTGTTGGGTTGTTTAAGTTAAGCTTTGTGGGTGGGATTTTACTGGTTGCATTGATTTTAGGCAGAGTAGGTAGGATAGGTCCTATTGTCTGGCAGCTTTCCCCACATTCAAATACTTTGATGAAAGTTTTGGGACAGTTGCTTTTTGTGACTTCTGTTGGTACAAATGCAGGTAAATATTTATTCGAATCTCTATCTGAATACAGTTTTTACCCTATTATAATATCACTTTCTGTGCTTATAACCGTAACTTTTGTATTTAGCTATATATTTTTAAAAAAATTAAAAGTGAATGGCTTACAATTTTTGGGTTTACTTGCTGGGAGTTTTACATCTACTCCTTCATTGGGTGTAGTTAACAATATGGCTGGCAATGAGTTACCTTCTATTAGTTATGCGGCAGTTTATCCATTTTCACTTATACTTACATTAATATATGCTGAGTTATTATTTAAAATATTATGA
- the proC gene encoding pyrroline-5-carboxylate reductase, protein MFTGKKIGFIGSGNMATALIKGILKSGLISAEDIYTSDINIEKLDSLRNEFGINTIFKDNAKLVEKVDIIVFSIKPQIFDKILKEIDHVVDDSKLLISIAAGISTDYIETTIGKELRVIRAMPNTPALVLEGATAICPGAHASEDDIRMAYEIFKAVGKVVVIDETQMDAVTGLSGSGPAYIFMIIEALSDAGVKMGLSREVSLKLSAQTVLGSAKLLLETGMHPGRLKDMVTSPGGTAIAGLHTLEQGGLRTTLINAVESATNRSKELGRKNGK, encoded by the coding sequence ATGTTTACAGGGAAAAAGATAGGCTTTATTGGTTCTGGGAATATGGCAACTGCCTTAATAAAGGGTATTTTGAAATCTGGTCTTATAAGTGCAGAAGATATTTATACTAGTGATATAAATATAGAGAAACTGGATTCTTTAAGGAATGAGTTTGGTATAAATACGATTTTTAAAGATAATGCTAAACTTGTTGAAAAAGTGGATATTATCGTATTTTCTATTAAACCTCAAATCTTTGATAAGATCTTAAAAGAGATTGATCATGTTGTGGATGATTCAAAACTTTTGATTTCAATCGCTGCAGGTATCAGCACTGATTATATTGAAACAACTATTGGAAAAGAATTGAGAGTAATTAGAGCAATGCCAAATACACCTGCTCTTGTTTTAGAAGGTGCTACAGCTATTTGCCCTGGTGCACATGCTAGTGAAGATGATATTAGAATGGCTTACGAAATTTTTAAAGCAGTTGGTAAAGTTGTTGTAATTGATGAAACACAAATGGATGCTGTCACTGGTTTGTCAGGAAGTGGGCCTGCTTATATTTTTATGATTATTGAAGCTTTAAGTGATGCTGGTGTTAAGATGGGGTTATCGAGAGAAGTATCTCTAAAATTGTCTGCTCAAACTGTTCTTGGTTCTGCTAAGTTGTTACTTGAGACGGGGATGCATCCTGGAAGATTAAAAGATATGGTTACTTCTCCTGGTGGGACTGCTATTGCTGGGTTACACACATTAGAGCAGGGTGGACTTAGGACTACTTTGATAAATGCTGTTGAATCAGCAACAAACAGATCAAAAGAGTTAGGGAGGAAAAATGGAAAATAA
- a CDS encoding TetR/AcrR family transcriptional regulator, with amino-acid sequence MENNKENKFERILNAAIKVIGNKGFHNAKIKDIAVEADVADGTIYNYFQNKEDILVTIFKIKLEEYVNNAKKEIANIIDPKEKLKVLIKYHVKIMTDNPDLAKVLQIELRQPHVELRVKVRKNLRNYFRVIEEVIEEGKKNNIFSPELDVYLAREMFFGTLDEVISTWVFTGMSRDLTLYIDKIYDMFLKAFN; translated from the coding sequence ATGGAAAATAATAAGGAAAATAAATTCGAAAGAATACTTAACGCTGCTATTAAAGTTATTGGTAACAAAGGTTTTCATAATGCAAAAATAAAAGACATAGCTGTTGAGGCTGATGTAGCTGATGGCACTATTTACAATTATTTCCAAAATAAAGAGGATATCCTAGTAACGATTTTTAAAATTAAACTTGAAGAATATGTTAACAACGCAAAAAAAGAGATTGCTAACATTATTGATCCTAAAGAGAAATTAAAAGTGTTAATTAAATATCATGTAAAGATTATGACAGATAATCCTGATTTAGCAAAAGTTTTACAGATTGAGTTGAGACAACCACATGTTGAGCTTCGTGTTAAAGTTAGAAAAAATTTGAGAAACTATTTTAGAGTCATTGAGGAAGTTATAGAAGAGGGGAAAAAGAATAATATTTTTTCTCCTGAATTGGATGTTTATTTAGCAAGAGAAATGTTTTTTGGAACATTAGATGAAGTTATATCAACTTGGGTGTTTACTGGTATGAGTAGAGATTTAACTTTGTATATCGATAAAATATACGATATGTTTTTGAAAGCATTTAACTGA